The DNA region TTAATTTGTGTTTTCGCAGTGGTTTATCTATGGGTCTTCTATAATGTGCCAGTGTTGGTTGCTGGCGTAAGGAACAAACGAAGAAGCGAACGGGAAGGCAACCGTGAAGATGTGGCCGTGGATGTTGAGGGTTTGCCTTCGTTTAGCGTGCTGATTCCCGTGAAAAATGAGGCTAAGCTGGTTAGTCGGTTGTTTGAGGCTTTGGGTAAACTGGATTACCCTGCCGATAAGGTAGAGGTTGTAGTGGTTGAGGATGGCTCATCCGATGGCACTTTGGAGGTCTGCCAAGAGTTTGCTGTCGCTCGTGGAAACGTTAAGGTTCTGCGGCGGAGTGTGTCGGATGGGAAACCTTCTGCCCTAAACTATGGCTTAAAGAGCTGCACTGGAGACGTGGTGGCAGTTTTTGACGCTGATAGCGTGCCTGCAGTGGATGCGTTACGACGGGCTGCAGGTTATTTTGCTAATGAATGTGTTGCGGCGGTTCAGGGGCGTACCCTGTCGATTAATTCTGATCAGAACATGCTTACTAAGTTCATTTCGTATGAGGAGGCGGGGTGGTGTGAAGCTTACTTGCGGGGTAAGGATGCTTTGGGGTTGTTTGTGCATTTGCGTGGTAGCTGCCAGTTTGTCCGCCGTGATGTTTTGGTTGGTTTGGGGGGATTTGATGAGGGAACTTTGTCCGAGGACATGGAGTTGTCGGCGCGGTTAACTCAGCAGGGTTTTGTAATTCGTTACAGTGGAGATGTTTGTGCTTGGCAGGAAAGTCCATGCAGTTTGGGAATGTTGTTTAGACAGCGGACACGATGGTTCCGCGGCACCATGGAAGTGGCCTTCAAATACGGTCGATTGATGGCTAAGCCAAACGTGCGAAATTTTGATGCTGAAGCGACTTTGTTTGCCCCCTTCATAATCATGGCTTCGTTGCTTGGCTACATCGCTGGTTCAGGCGTATTTTTTGCCCAATACCCATTTAACGTATTGTGGAATGTTCTAGTTTTGATCTCTTTTGTGGCTACGACGTTAACGATGTTGCTTGCGGGGGCATCGCTGGTTTTAGTTTCTAAGCCTCGGCGGGTGGGGAATCTGCGGTGGCTACCGTTTGTGTTTGGTTACTGGTGCATACAGGGCTTTATTGCGTTGTATGCTGGGTTGCTGATTGTGCTGAGGTGTCCTAAACGCTGGGTGAAAACCGAAAAGAGTGGGGCTGTTGCTGATTCTGGGTTCGTTTCAGTGCACGCAAACTGAGTTTTTAGTTTGTCATAGTGCCCAAGACCAAAAAGGAATATATCTAATTTTTACGTCATCGGCGTTTTGTTCGTTTTCATAGTCGTATGTTATTATCGTGCACTCGTTTAGCTTCATGGTTTTGGCGGCTTCTGTAAGGGCGGAAATTTCGCGTTTTCGTGTCTCTGCTGAAGATACATCGTAGCAGACTTGCAGCAGTTGTGGGTTTTTTGGTTAACTATAAAATCTACTTCTTTGCCTGATTTCAGTCTTACATAGTAGATTGCTTCTGCAATTTTTCTTCGCCTAAGCAGTTCGATGAACACAGCGTTTTCAAGTGCTCTTCCTTTGTCTATCTCGCCGAAAAGCTTTGAAAATCCTGTGTCTATTATGTAGGTTTTTTGTTGCCTTGCAAATCTCTTTTTGGGGCTTTTGTGGTATTGTTCAAGTGTTGCAGTGAAAAAAACCGCTTTTGTGTACTCTAGAAAGTTAAGGTTGTTCTTCTGCTGACTTTTAAGCCGACGCTGCAAAAATAGTTGTATATCTTTGTTGAGCTAAAGTAAGCTGCATAGTTGATAGCAATAT from Candidatus Bathyarchaeota archaeon includes:
- a CDS encoding glycosyltransferase family 2 protein, which codes for MFDLLNLILICVFAVVYLWVFYNVPVLVAGVRNKRRSEREGNREDVAVDVEGLPSFSVLIPVKNEAKLVSRLFEALGKLDYPADKVEVVVVEDGSSDGTLEVCQEFAVARGNVKVLRRSVSDGKPSALNYGLKSCTGDVVAVFDADSVPAVDALRRAAGYFANECVAAVQGRTLSINSDQNMLTKFISYEEAGWCEAYLRGKDALGLFVHLRGSCQFVRRDVLVGLGGFDEGTLSEDMELSARLTQQGFVIRYSGDVCAWQESPCSLGMLFRQRTRWFRGTMEVAFKYGRLMAKPNVRNFDAEATLFAPFIIMASLLGYIAGSGVFFAQYPFNVLWNVLVLISFVATTLTMLLAGASLVLVSKPRRVGNLRWLPFVFGYWCIQGFIALYAGLLIVLRCPKRWVKTEKSGAVADSGFVSVHAN
- a CDS encoding DUF4143 domain-containing protein produces the protein MQRRLKSQQKNNLNFLEYTKAVFFTATLEQYHKSPKKRFARQQKTYIIDTGFSKLFGEIDKGRALENAVFIELLRRRKIAEAIYYVRLKSGKEVDFIVNQKTHNCCKSATMYLQQRHENAKFPPLQKPPKP